The Elaeis guineensis isolate ETL-2024a chromosome 13, EG11, whole genome shotgun sequence genome includes a region encoding these proteins:
- the LOC140853450 gene encoding uncharacterized protein, producing the protein MASQTWCLLALLVTLMSTDGSHAARHLLDTPAPETAPAATPSLPSIPTIQSPPLPSMPTLPKPSLPPMPTMPAGSMPSLPQPAIPTGTLPPMPAIPLPTIPSIPKSIPPLSSIPITVPSIPGVQLPPIPFLSPPSSP; encoded by the coding sequence ATGGCTTCTCAAACTTGGTGCCTCCTAGCTTTGCTTGTGACGTTGATGAGCACTGATGGAAGCCATGCAGCACGCCATCTTTTAGATACTCCGGCACCGGAGACTGCACCAGCTGCTACGCCGTCCCTGCCATCGATACCGACGATCCAATCGCCTCCTTTGCCATCCATGCCAACACTGCCAAAGCCATCTTTGCCTCCAATGCCGACCATGCCGGCCGGCTCGATGCCTTCTCTGCCTCAGCCTGCAATCCCTACTGGAACGTTGCCTCCGATGCCGGCTATCCCATTGCCCACCATTCCTTCCATTCCAAAGAGCATTCCTCCATTGTCTTCAATTCCAATCACCGTGCCGTCGATCCCTGGTGTCCAGCTACCACCCATCCCTTTCCTCTCTCCACCGTCGAGCCCGTGA